One window of the Eucalyptus grandis isolate ANBG69807.140 chromosome 8, ASM1654582v1, whole genome shotgun sequence genome contains the following:
- the LOC120286480 gene encoding uncharacterized protein LOC120286480 isoform X2, whose protein sequence is MVRMYEKNQLMVGSRDEICPRIRLKIEEEKIKSKFCILKPSTTSRFEVEVNDDTFMVDLNKKTCICRQWDILGISCNHAISCINFMKCNLNDFVADCFKKTVYEGCYQFALATSEEPLLPPPFRKLPRRPKKDRKRSNGEKKKDEKSKRVRKPRVTNTDPTKISKSGITMKCSNCHGTGHNKTTCPQPSAPIQIKLPGKRGRPMKHPKQLTIEGGASNKQSESASTRSITGQSNIVNSEKRRVLQGYGIYVS, encoded by the exons ATGGTGAGAATGTATGAGAAAAACCAATTGATGGTTGGTTCAAGAGATGAAATTTGTCCAAGAATCAGATTGAAGATTGAGGAGGAAAAGATTAAGTCTAAGTTTTGCATTCTAAAGCCATCTACAACTTCTAGATTTGAAGTTGAAGTGAATGATGATACTTTTATGGTTGATTTGAATAAGAAGACATGTATTTGTAGACAATGGGATATATTGGGGATATCATGCAACCATGCTATCTCGTGCATCAACTTCATGAAGTGTAACTTAAATGATTTTGTAGCTGATTGTTTCAAGAAAACTGTGTACGAGGGTTGCTATCAATTTGCATT AGCGACCAGTGAAGAGCCTTTATTGCCTCCGCCATTCAGAAAGCTTCCAAGGAGGCCCAAGAAAGATAGGAAGAGATCCAATGgtgagaagaaaaaggatgagaaaagcaaaagagtgAGGAAGCCAAGGGTCACCAACACTGATCCTactaaaatatcaaaatctgGTATTACCATGAAATGCTCCAATTGTCATGGTACTGGACACAACAAGACAACATGCCCCCAACCTTCGGCACCTATCCAAATTAAACTACCT GGCAAAAGAGGTAGGCCAATGAAGCATCCAAAGCAACTAACCATTGAAGGAGGGGCATCAAACAAACAAAGTGAAAGTGCCTCAACTAGATCTATAACGGGACAATCAAATATTGTCAATTCTGAGAAGAGAAGG GTTTTACAAGGATATGGAATTTACGTATCTTAA
- the LOC120286480 gene encoding uncharacterized protein LOC120286480 isoform X1, which translates to MVRMYEKNQLMVGSRDEICPRIRLKIEEEKIKSKFCILKPSTTSRFEVEVNDDTFMVDLNKKTCICRQWDILGISCNHAISCINFMKCNLNDFVADCFKKTVYEGCYQFALATSEEPLLPPPFRKLPRRPKKDRKRSNGEKKKDEKSKRVRKPRVTNTDPTKISKSGITMKCSNCHGTGHNKTTCPQPSAPIQIKLPGKRGRPMKHPKQLTIEGGASNKQSESASTRSITGQSNIVNSEKRRMPRSNIVQEIRQGGANHTVDLSSQVFGPSQTEQSQSEVGQ; encoded by the exons ATGGTGAGAATGTATGAGAAAAACCAATTGATGGTTGGTTCAAGAGATGAAATTTGTCCAAGAATCAGATTGAAGATTGAGGAGGAAAAGATTAAGTCTAAGTTTTGCATTCTAAAGCCATCTACAACTTCTAGATTTGAAGTTGAAGTGAATGATGATACTTTTATGGTTGATTTGAATAAGAAGACATGTATTTGTAGACAATGGGATATATTGGGGATATCATGCAACCATGCTATCTCGTGCATCAACTTCATGAAGTGTAACTTAAATGATTTTGTAGCTGATTGTTTCAAGAAAACTGTGTACGAGGGTTGCTATCAATTTGCATT AGCGACCAGTGAAGAGCCTTTATTGCCTCCGCCATTCAGAAAGCTTCCAAGGAGGCCCAAGAAAGATAGGAAGAGATCCAATGgtgagaagaaaaaggatgagaaaagcaaaagagtgAGGAAGCCAAGGGTCACCAACACTGATCCTactaaaatatcaaaatctgGTATTACCATGAAATGCTCCAATTGTCATGGTACTGGACACAACAAGACAACATGCCCCCAACCTTCGGCACCTATCCAAATTAAACTACCT GGCAAAAGAGGTAGGCCAATGAAGCATCCAAAGCAACTAACCATTGAAGGAGGGGCATCAAACAAACAAAGTGAAAGTGCCTCAACTAGATCTATAACGGGACAATCAAATATTGTCAATTCTGAGAAGAGAAGG ATGCCTAGGAGTAACATAGTTCAAGAAATTCGTCAAGGTGGTGCAAATCATACGGTGGATCTTTCAAGCCAAGTTTTTGGACCTTCTCAAACTGAACAATCTCAAAGTGAAGTAGGGCAATAA